One part of the Terriglobales bacterium genome encodes these proteins:
- the hemC gene encoding hydroxymethylbilane synthase has protein sequence MAQLRIGSRGSQLALWQANHISSLLQRQGHSVSIEIIKTTGDKITDVALAKVGTKGMFTKEIEEALSAGRVDLAVHSLKDLPTELPNGFVLAAVPRRDDPRDTFLSVRYSQIGELPKRARVGTSSLRRQAQLHALRSDLEIIPLRGNVDTRLRKLQSGAFDAIILAAAGVTRLGLTDAVRQYFEPAQMCPAAGQGALAIETRANDAATIEAVKFLDHPPTRVAVACERATLNQLGGGCQVPIGAYASPTQRGLLLRAVVASPDGSSMIREESEGSDPEKLGVEVGRALLARGAQKILDEVYGREVSVPQQP, from the coding sequence ATGGCTCAACTCCGCATTGGATCGCGTGGATCTCAACTGGCTCTTTGGCAGGCCAATCACATTTCCAGCCTGCTTCAGCGGCAAGGGCACAGCGTCTCCATTGAAATCATCAAGACTACTGGCGACAAAATTACCGATGTGGCTCTCGCTAAAGTTGGCACCAAAGGAATGTTTACTAAAGAGATCGAAGAGGCGCTATCCGCAGGTCGAGTCGATCTTGCCGTACACAGTCTCAAAGATTTGCCGACCGAGCTGCCTAACGGGTTTGTGCTGGCAGCGGTTCCACGGCGGGACGATCCGCGGGATACATTCTTGTCGGTTCGCTACTCGCAAATCGGCGAATTGCCTAAGCGCGCTCGCGTCGGTACGAGCAGCCTGCGCCGGCAGGCGCAACTGCACGCACTCCGCTCGGATCTCGAGATCATTCCGTTGCGGGGCAACGTGGATACTCGACTACGAAAGCTCCAAAGTGGCGCGTTTGATGCCATCATCCTGGCCGCAGCCGGAGTGACTAGATTGGGACTGACCGACGCGGTCCGGCAGTATTTCGAACCGGCACAAATGTGTCCCGCCGCTGGGCAAGGAGCGCTTGCCATCGAGACTCGCGCGAACGACGCAGCCACCATAGAGGCTGTGAAATTTCTCGATCATCCGCCGACCCGCGTGGCGGTTGCATGTGAGCGTGCGACGTTGAATCAGTTAGGAGGCGGATGCCAGGTTCCGATCGGAGCTTATGCGTCACCAACTCAGCGAGGTTTGTTGCTTCGAGCCGTAGTCGCCAGTCCCGATGGGAGCTCGATGATTCGCGAAGAAAGCGAGGGATCCGATCCCGAGAAACTCGGTGTGGAAGTTGGGCGCGCCCTGCTGGCGAGAGGCGCACAGAAGATTTTGGACGAGGTTTACGGTAGAGAGGTCTCCGTACCGCAGCAACCGTAG
- a CDS encoding efflux RND transporter periplasmic adaptor subunit, whose amino-acid sequence MAERNKQSNGNGKHVWRGIIIAILAVIVLAAFISSRKGEVPVRVDHVTKQDLVTTISTNGKVEPIENFEAHAPAPTTVRKIYVREGQHVRQGDLLMQLDDADARAQAARALAQVKGAEADQHAIQTGGTQEEVLNTRSELVKAQAERDAAQKNYDSLQRLAQTGAAAPSEVREAANRLTAAQAQLKVLQDKQQDRYSRPEVNRVQAQGEQARASYIAAQDLLKHSEIRAPFEGTVYSLPIKQGEYVQQGELLIQLANLRRVQVRAFVDEPELGKLAVAQPVTVTWDALPGKVWRGQITQMPYTITTYGSRNVGQVLSGVDNEDSRLLPNINVTVNVSIANKKEVVTVAREALHEDESGRYVYVIRNGRLERQPVEAGIANNTRVEIMNGVQPGELIALNSMNAATPLRPGLEVRAR is encoded by the coding sequence ATGGCAGAGCGCAATAAACAAAGCAACGGCAATGGCAAACATGTTTGGCGAGGCATAATCATCGCCATTCTTGCTGTGATCGTGTTGGCAGCCTTCATCTCCAGCCGCAAAGGCGAAGTTCCCGTTAGGGTGGACCACGTAACCAAGCAAGACCTCGTCACCACGATCTCCACCAACGGCAAAGTCGAACCCATTGAAAATTTCGAGGCTCATGCCCCTGCTCCAACGACGGTTAGGAAGATTTATGTCCGTGAGGGACAACATGTGCGCCAGGGCGACCTGCTCATGCAATTGGACGATGCAGATGCTCGCGCCCAAGCTGCCCGAGCATTGGCCCAGGTAAAAGGTGCTGAAGCTGATCAGCACGCGATTCAGACTGGCGGAACCCAGGAAGAAGTTCTGAATACACGCTCTGAGCTGGTAAAAGCCCAGGCTGAGCGTGATGCCGCTCAAAAGAATTACGACTCCCTCCAGAGACTAGCCCAGACCGGCGCGGCAGCTCCTTCTGAAGTACGCGAAGCCGCAAACCGTCTTACTGCTGCGCAGGCGCAACTAAAGGTTCTGCAAGACAAACAGCAGGATCGCTACTCTCGGCCCGAGGTAAATCGAGTTCAAGCCCAGGGCGAGCAAGCTCGCGCCTCCTACATTGCTGCCCAGGATCTACTCAAGCACAGCGAGATTCGGGCGCCCTTTGAAGGAACGGTATATTCCCTTCCGATCAAGCAGGGTGAGTACGTCCAACAAGGGGAACTCCTCATCCAGCTTGCGAATCTGCGGCGGGTACAGGTAAGGGCTTTTGTCGATGAACCCGAATTGGGAAAACTGGCGGTCGCCCAGCCTGTTACCGTTACTTGGGACGCTCTTCCCGGAAAAGTCTGGCGTGGGCAAATCACACAAATGCCTTACACGATTACAACGTATGGAAGTCGCAATGTTGGCCAGGTTCTCTCCGGCGTAGATAACGAAGACAGCCGCCTTTTGCCCAACATTAATGTCACGGTGAATGTGAGTATTGCGAACAAGAAGGAAGTCGTGACCGTCGCACGCGAAGCCCTGCACGAGGACGAGAGTGGACGTTATGTCTATGTGATCAGGAACGGCCGTCTCGAGCGCCAGCCTGTGGAAGCCGGAATTGCCAACAATACTCGCGTGGAGATCATGAACGGCGTCCAGCCAGGAGAACTGATCGCTCTCAACAGCATGAATGCAGCGACTCCTTTACGCCCAGGCCTCGAGGTTCGCGCACGGTAA
- a CDS encoding uroporphyrinogen-III synthase, producing MAKKKTVDPQAHRVAELVTSGPLAGKRIVITRAHRQADGLSSLLKHFGAEVVEAPVIEIREPDSYDALDTALKDILQYDWLILTSVNGVEALFSRLEPLGLSVDSLQHLKIAAIGPATEERIQDHGLVVDIVPPHYVAEEVVRAVRKLVKGEKVLLVRAKIARDVIPDELRAAGAQVDVAEAYQTVIPEDAKSCMQSVFAARPLPDAITFTSSSTVQNFLTVVVGTDIPSKISHVKFASIGPVTSRTMREYGLPVDVEADEYTMEGLTQALVRFFGN from the coding sequence ATGGCAAAGAAGAAAACGGTCGATCCCCAGGCGCATCGGGTGGCGGAGCTGGTGACCTCTGGTCCTCTCGCCGGCAAACGCATTGTCATCACGCGTGCTCACAGACAGGCAGATGGTCTGTCTTCTCTGCTCAAACACTTTGGCGCAGAGGTAGTTGAAGCTCCGGTCATCGAGATCCGCGAACCGGACTCTTACGACGCGCTTGACACCGCACTGAAGGACATTCTTCAGTATGACTGGCTGATACTGACCAGCGTAAATGGCGTCGAAGCTCTGTTTTCCAGGCTGGAGCCGCTTGGGCTCAGCGTCGATTCGCTTCAGCACTTGAAGATTGCAGCCATCGGCCCAGCTACTGAGGAGCGCATTCAGGACCATGGACTAGTTGTGGATATCGTGCCTCCGCACTACGTTGCAGAAGAGGTGGTTCGTGCAGTGCGAAAGTTAGTTAAGGGTGAAAAAGTTCTACTCGTGAGAGCGAAGATCGCGCGAGACGTTATCCCCGACGAACTGCGGGCAGCGGGAGCGCAGGTGGACGTCGCAGAGGCTTATCAAACCGTCATTCCGGAAGACGCAAAATCTTGCATGCAGAGCGTCTTCGCCGCACGGCCCCTGCCGGATGCCATTACCTTTACAAGCTCCTCTACTGTCCAGAACTTCCTCACGGTTGTGGTGGGCACAGACATCCCGTCGAAGATTTCGCACGTGAAGTTCGCCTCGATAGGCCCGGTGACCTCGCGCACCATGCGCGAGTATGGACTGCCGGTAGACGTTGAGGCCGACGAGTACACGATGGAAGGGCTTACACAGGCGCTTGTGAGGTTTTTCGGAAACTAG
- a CDS encoding tetratricopeptide repeat protein: MSTCAFSQTGRLDALLEEGHFKQAARLISGSKDQDAETLYLLSKLKQGFRKHDEALQLAEAAVKANPNKAAYHLQLAGVLSEDIDKAGLFKKMSIAKRVHSELETALKLEPKNTDCLFGIMTYYEEAPGIAGGGKDKAHQIAEDIGKIDESKGYLAQAQLARHEKQTDKREGLYLNAVKADPKSFEALVALAAFYASEAQKKYELADKYAQQALDLDRIRIGSYVVFAEVAAFKQNWDKLEGLLSQAEKANGDDLSPFYQAGRTLLQLNEELSRAERYFRKYLSQDPEGFTPSLSAAHWRLGLVLEKMGRKEDAIRELEKSLRLQPDFENAQKDLKRLKG; the protein is encoded by the coding sequence TTGTCGACCTGCGCTTTTTCCCAGACTGGAAGGCTTGATGCATTACTTGAGGAAGGGCACTTCAAACAGGCCGCTAGACTTATTTCCGGAAGCAAGGATCAAGATGCAGAGACTCTCTACCTGCTGTCAAAGCTCAAGCAAGGCTTCCGTAAGCACGACGAGGCCCTGCAGCTTGCCGAAGCTGCAGTAAAGGCGAATCCGAATAAGGCCGCTTACCACTTGCAGTTGGCCGGCGTTCTGAGTGAAGACATCGACAAAGCAGGCCTGTTCAAGAAGATGTCGATAGCGAAGCGAGTTCATTCGGAGCTGGAAACCGCTCTGAAACTCGAGCCAAAGAACACCGATTGCCTTTTCGGCATCATGACGTACTACGAGGAGGCGCCTGGAATTGCGGGTGGTGGGAAGGACAAGGCACACCAAATAGCCGAAGACATTGGGAAAATCGATGAATCCAAGGGCTATCTGGCTCAAGCGCAACTCGCTCGTCACGAAAAACAAACCGACAAGCGCGAAGGCCTTTACCTGAATGCGGTGAAGGCCGATCCCAAGAGCTTCGAAGCGCTGGTTGCGCTCGCCGCCTTCTATGCCTCCGAGGCTCAGAAAAAATATGAACTGGCCGACAAGTATGCGCAGCAGGCTTTAGACCTTGATCGGATCCGTATTGGGTCGTACGTCGTCTTCGCAGAAGTCGCCGCTTTCAAACAAAATTGGGACAAACTCGAAGGCTTGCTCTCTCAAGCCGAGAAAGCAAACGGAGATGATTTGAGTCCCTTCTATCAAGCCGGGCGAACGCTCCTTCAGTTGAACGAGGAACTGTCGCGAGCCGAGCGTTACTTCCGGAAATATCTCTCGCAAGATCCTGAAGGATTCACTCCATCGCTCAGCGCGGCGCACTGGCGGCTAGGATTGGTTCTGGAGAAGATGGGCCGAAAGGAAGACGCGATTAGGGAACTGGAGAAGTCGCTACGATTACAGCCGGATTTCGAAAACGCCCAAAAAGACCTGAAGCGACTGAAGGGTTGA
- the ccsA gene encoding cytochrome c biogenesis protein CcsA, with product MSLFWLRIAAGLYGLSMLYALIALLRRREILSRATLPIAGVAVTLHCVALVEAFVSGGMAGSPLHQSESLLAFLMMLLFIGVYYIYRTTSPGIVVLPIAFLLSLSAALAQGPPQLISPQLRSGWIYTHIILILVGYSALFFSFIASVLYLLHERSLKRKDLNGIAGKLPALETIDNIGYRLLIIGFPFMTIGLIAGSVIAQMQYGASYFQDPKIILSLLMWAVYTVMLYTRWNSGWRGRRAALLTAFAFAAALSVWAANYFSGVHRFVAR from the coding sequence ATGTCTCTATTCTGGTTACGAATCGCGGCAGGTTTGTACGGCCTCAGCATGCTGTACGCCCTGATCGCGCTGCTGCGGCGGCGCGAAATTCTGTCCAGGGCGACTCTCCCCATCGCCGGAGTTGCGGTCACGCTGCATTGTGTCGCGCTGGTAGAAGCGTTTGTATCCGGCGGTATGGCCGGAAGTCCGCTGCATCAGTCGGAATCGCTGCTTGCATTCCTGATGATGCTGCTGTTCATCGGCGTCTATTACATCTATCGGACCACATCTCCGGGAATCGTTGTCCTGCCAATCGCATTTCTACTTTCCCTATCGGCGGCATTGGCACAGGGCCCACCACAATTGATTTCACCGCAATTGCGCAGCGGATGGATCTACACCCATATCATCCTGATTCTGGTTGGATATTCGGCTCTCTTCTTCAGCTTCATCGCCAGCGTGCTGTATCTACTGCACGAGCGCAGCCTCAAGCGCAAGGATCTGAATGGAATCGCCGGTAAGCTTCCTGCATTGGAGACTATCGACAACATCGGCTATCGACTCCTGATCATCGGCTTTCCGTTCATGACGATCGGGTTGATCGCCGGTTCGGTGATCGCCCAGATGCAATACGGGGCGAGTTATTTTCAGGATCCCAAAATCATTCTCAGCCTGCTGATGTGGGCCGTTTACACGGTGATGCTGTACACGCGATGGAACTCCGGGTGGCGCGGACGGCGTGCCGCGTTGCTCACAGCCTTCGCTTTCGCTGCAGCGCTTAGCGTTTGGGCAGCAAACTACTTCAGTGGAGTCCACAGGTTCGTAGCGCGATGA
- a CDS encoding glycosyltransferase, with protein MTRWIWLAAGILLGADWLRRSLRTAIGMGKLSDVTSPEWDRLPRSSAPQPSVTVVVPARNEGGTIEQCLLSLLAQDYPNLQIFAIDDRSTDATGTIMDRVQTESSGKLRVLHVTELPAGWLGKTHAMWRGAAELETDWILFTDGDVIFRPDAIRRTVAYAEATKSDHLVIFPTLIMKGFGERMMLGFFGLASLLLLRPWKVKDPKARDFIGAGAFNLIRRDTYEEVGTYQALRMEVIDDLKLGEAVKRHGLRQDCVVGTDLVRVRWAEGGLGVVRNLRKNMFSLLHFKWWLAALATVAAGVYQLGPWVGIVLAPGITKVGFAVAIFSIALLYWRMGRQFGLSPWFFLTHPLSTVMFILALLNSAVSSLVHDGVVWRGTTYPLEEIRAYTAERHKELLRVRSNTNLTDDTY; from the coding sequence TTGACCCGCTGGATCTGGCTTGCGGCTGGCATTCTTCTCGGCGCCGACTGGTTGCGACGCTCGCTTCGCACTGCCATTGGCATGGGCAAGTTGTCAGACGTGACCAGCCCAGAATGGGACAGACTGCCTCGAAGCAGCGCGCCCCAGCCCAGCGTCACGGTAGTCGTTCCGGCACGGAACGAGGGTGGCACGATTGAGCAATGCCTGCTCTCCTTGCTGGCTCAGGATTATCCCAACCTGCAGATTTTTGCAATCGATGATCGTTCAACTGACGCGACAGGAACGATCATGGATCGCGTCCAGACGGAGTCATCTGGCAAACTCCGTGTCCTGCATGTGACTGAACTTCCTGCTGGATGGTTGGGGAAAACACACGCGATGTGGCGTGGTGCCGCCGAGTTGGAGACTGATTGGATTCTCTTTACCGATGGCGATGTCATCTTTCGCCCGGATGCAATTCGGCGCACGGTTGCGTACGCGGAAGCAACAAAGTCCGATCACCTTGTAATCTTTCCCACGCTCATTATGAAGGGCTTCGGTGAGCGCATGATGCTCGGCTTCTTCGGCCTCGCTTCCTTGTTACTGCTACGGCCGTGGAAAGTGAAAGATCCGAAGGCACGGGACTTTATAGGAGCCGGAGCATTCAACCTGATTCGCCGTGACACCTACGAGGAAGTGGGCACCTATCAGGCGCTTCGCATGGAAGTGATCGATGACTTGAAGCTGGGCGAAGCCGTCAAGAGACACGGCTTGCGGCAAGACTGCGTCGTGGGCACCGATCTTGTGCGAGTCCGATGGGCAGAAGGCGGATTGGGTGTGGTGCGCAACTTGCGGAAAAACATGTTCAGTTTGCTGCACTTCAAATGGTGGCTAGCTGCCCTTGCCACTGTCGCTGCCGGAGTCTATCAACTGGGGCCGTGGGTTGGCATCGTCCTCGCTCCGGGAATTACAAAGGTTGGATTTGCTGTTGCCATCTTCTCGATCGCCTTGCTGTACTGGCGTATGGGACGCCAGTTCGGACTTTCGCCTTGGTTCTTCTTAACTCATCCTCTATCGACTGTCATGTTCATTCTTGCGCTGCTGAACTCGGCTGTTAGCTCGCTGGTGCACGACGGAGTTGTGTGGCGAGGGACAACATATCCACTCGAAGAAATTCGAGCTTATACCGCGGAGAGACACAAAGAGCTGCTACGTGTCCGCAGCAACACTAACCTGACCGACGACACGTATTAG
- the hemA gene encoding glutamyl-tRNA reductase, with translation MKLQLIGVNHKTAPVEVRERIAVPEWRLEEATRRLLEHPGVGECVVFSTCNRVEFAVASESGADLYAFIRDYLLTDVSALREHLYEYNGDDVVRHVFRVAASLDSMIVGEPQILGQVKQSYAIGKAVGSVQSNLDALLSRAFSVAKRVRTETAIGSSVVSVASVAVELAKKIFGSLQGRSVYVVGAGKISELAARHLRSHGAGTIFVSNRTHDRALQMAERVGGSAIHFDQLYSTADQADIVITSTGAPHAIFRREHGEMFMHRRKNRPMFFIDIAVPRDVDAQLSHVDGIFVYDIDDLQQVVEANVSDRGREAERAERLIEEEVVRFQRRVQSLDAVPTIVALQKRVEDIRRSELDRLRGRLGKLSPEQESAVENLTRSIVNKILHTPISALKSFSGSDQLATTAELLRGLFGIESEEARRNGASGPSDKNASAVADNKDRHSLAIDEDETEVAEQKPGSRR, from the coding sequence ATGAAACTCCAACTCATTGGCGTGAACCACAAGACGGCCCCCGTCGAAGTGCGAGAACGCATTGCAGTTCCAGAATGGCGTCTGGAGGAAGCTACCCGGAGACTGCTGGAACATCCCGGTGTCGGTGAGTGCGTGGTGTTCTCGACTTGTAATCGAGTCGAATTTGCGGTCGCTTCCGAAAGTGGCGCCGATCTGTATGCCTTCATTCGCGACTACCTCCTAACCGATGTATCAGCGCTGCGCGAGCACCTGTATGAGTACAACGGCGACGATGTGGTACGGCATGTTTTTCGCGTAGCCGCGAGCCTTGACTCAATGATCGTTGGAGAACCGCAGATTCTGGGCCAGGTTAAACAGTCATACGCCATCGGCAAAGCCGTGGGTTCCGTTCAATCGAATCTCGATGCGCTCTTGAGCCGAGCCTTTTCAGTAGCGAAGCGGGTACGGACGGAGACGGCCATCGGAAGCTCGGTAGTCTCGGTTGCGTCAGTCGCTGTGGAACTCGCTAAGAAGATTTTCGGCAGCCTGCAAGGTAGAAGCGTGTACGTAGTAGGCGCCGGCAAGATAAGTGAATTGGCGGCCCGCCATCTTCGCTCGCATGGAGCCGGCACAATCTTTGTTTCCAATCGCACACATGACCGTGCACTGCAGATGGCGGAGCGTGTGGGCGGCAGCGCGATCCATTTTGACCAGCTCTACAGCACCGCTGACCAGGCCGACATCGTAATCACCTCTACCGGCGCTCCTCACGCGATCTTCCGGCGCGAACATGGCGAGATGTTCATGCATCGCCGCAAGAACCGGCCAATGTTCTTCATCGATATCGCCGTGCCGCGCGATGTGGATGCACAACTGAGCCATGTGGACGGTATCTTCGTTTACGACATCGACGACCTGCAGCAGGTAGTCGAAGCCAACGTCAGCGATCGCGGACGTGAGGCCGAGCGAGCGGAGAGGCTGATCGAAGAAGAAGTCGTCCGCTTTCAGCGGCGCGTGCAAAGCCTTGATGCAGTGCCCACAATCGTGGCGCTGCAAAAACGCGTAGAGGACATTCGGCGGTCGGAACTCGATCGTCTGCGCGGACGGTTGGGTAAGCTCTCGCCAGAGCAGGAGAGTGCCGTAGAGAATCTGACCCGCAGCATTGTAAACAAAATTCTGCACACTCCCATTTCCGCACTCAAGAGCTTCAGCGGCTCAGACCAGCTTGCCACTACCGCAGAGCTTTTGCGCGGACTGTTTGGAATCGAAAGTGAGGAAGCGCGGCGGAACGGTGCATCGGGCCCTTCCGACAAAAATGCTTCCGCCGTTGCTGACAATAAGGATCGGCATTCTCTTGCGATCGACGAGGACGAAACCGAGGTTGCCGAGCAAAAGCCCGGCTCTCGCCGCTGA
- a CDS encoding MFS transporter: MQRATRPLLALGLLTALNFLNYIDRYILPAVQPLIKQEFHPSDTALGALTTVFFIFYMCSAPAIGFMADRKSRKAIIAVGALVWSGATLLTAATYSFTSLLIRHTVVGVGEATFSLIAPAYIADLFPEEKRGRILSLFYLAIPMGAALGYIIGGALGTRYGWRSPFYVCAIPGFIVAIWFYFAGDEPQRGAHEIALHTLERTTFRGLLRNPAFWTATLGMAMMTFAIGGISAWMPTFLEREKGIPLDRANYYFGLITVVDGLAGTAVGGWLGDRWLRRSRGAYYAISGISALLAIPGALYAFYGHPSMLFVSLAVAEFFLFLNTGPLNAAIVNSVAAPIRATAIGMNLFIIHLLGDAISPTIIGAISDRSSLRLGFSITLIAMVASALILFLGTRFAPPRADERQLAGASA; encoded by the coding sequence ATGCAGCGCGCAACGCGGCCGCTCCTTGCGCTTGGTTTGCTCACCGCACTGAACTTTCTCAACTACATTGACCGCTACATTCTGCCTGCCGTCCAGCCACTGATTAAACAGGAGTTCCATCCCTCCGACACAGCGCTTGGCGCGCTTACGACCGTGTTCTTCATTTTCTATATGTGTTCCGCGCCTGCCATTGGGTTTATGGCAGACAGGAAGTCGCGTAAGGCGATCATCGCGGTCGGTGCGCTTGTCTGGAGCGGAGCTACTCTGCTCACTGCCGCAACCTATAGCTTCACCTCTCTCCTGATTCGGCACACCGTCGTGGGTGTGGGGGAGGCTACGTTCTCATTGATCGCGCCCGCTTACATTGCCGATCTGTTTCCAGAGGAAAAACGTGGGCGAATTTTGTCGTTGTTCTATTTAGCGATTCCCATGGGCGCCGCGCTTGGGTACATCATCGGCGGTGCACTCGGAACGCGGTATGGATGGCGATCGCCCTTCTATGTATGTGCTATTCCGGGGTTCATCGTGGCAATTTGGTTTTACTTTGCCGGCGATGAGCCCCAACGAGGAGCGCACGAGATAGCTCTTCACACACTCGAGCGCACGACCTTTCGCGGACTGTTGCGCAATCCCGCATTCTGGACCGCGACTCTGGGTATGGCCATGATGACCTTCGCGATCGGAGGAATTTCCGCGTGGATGCCTACATTCCTGGAACGGGAGAAGGGAATTCCGCTCGATCGCGCAAATTACTACTTTGGACTCATCACCGTAGTGGACGGTCTGGCGGGAACGGCAGTCGGAGGCTGGCTTGGGGACCGGTGGTTGCGACGCTCGCGAGGAGCCTATTACGCAATATCGGGAATTAGTGCTTTGCTGGCTATTCCAGGCGCGCTCTACGCATTTTACGGACACCCCTCGATGCTCTTCGTTTCACTTGCGGTCGCCGAATTCTTCCTCTTCCTTAACACCGGACCGCTGAATGCCGCGATCGTGAATTCGGTGGCTGCTCCAATTCGTGCCACAGCGATAGGCATGAATCTCTTCATCATTCACCTTCTGGGTGATGCGATTTCTCCGACGATTATCGGTGCGATCTCTGACCGCAGCAGCTTGCGTTTGGGCTTTTCCATCACCTTGATTGCCATGGTTGCCTCAGCTCTGATTCTGTTCCTCGGGACGCGTTTTGCCCCACCACGGGCGGACGAAAGGCAATTAGCGGGAGCGTCGGCTTGA
- the queF gene encoding preQ(1) synthase has product MSRAPAYTPEHAKSGLDFAFPEIETWPNQFPAYEIEIDIPEFTSVCPKTGLPDFGVLTLRYMPRQRCLELKSLKEYLTCYRNLGIFQENIVNRVLEDVVSAADPEWAVVRGVFRPRGGIGTTVEARWPRPATSSKERT; this is encoded by the coding sequence ATGTCCCGAGCTCCCGCATACACACCAGAGCACGCGAAGTCGGGCCTGGATTTCGCATTTCCCGAAATCGAGACCTGGCCGAATCAATTTCCGGCCTACGAGATCGAGATCGACATACCGGAATTCACGTCGGTGTGCCCTAAGACCGGATTGCCCGATTTTGGCGTTCTCACCCTGCGTTACATGCCGCGCCAGCGCTGTCTGGAATTGAAGTCGCTCAAGGAATACCTCACCTGCTATCGCAACCTTGGCATCTTTCAGGAAAACATCGTGAATCGCGTTCTCGAGGATGTTGTAAGCGCTGCCGATCCGGAATGGGCTGTCGTCCGCGGTGTCTTTCGCCCACGTGGCGGCATAGGCACGACGGTTGAGGCACGCTGGCCGCGTCCAGCTACGAGTTCCAAGGAACGTACTTAG
- a CDS encoding YihY/virulence factor BrkB family protein — MQIGLQRVKEVTLALHNEVRRTRVFNMAAGLSYYFVLSLFPLLIVLATLLGYLPIPNLFDQSMDFAARFVPSEAMGLVRRILQSVSTPNRGGLLSIGLIGTLWAASGGFSAMIDALHIAYDARTSRPMLKQRLLGLGLTFMTGGRTLEVEGEKLQGQQRITPGQIAEMPKAA, encoded by the coding sequence ATGCAAATTGGACTGCAAAGAGTCAAAGAAGTCACCCTGGCCTTGCATAACGAGGTGCGACGCACCCGTGTTTTCAATATGGCGGCCGGGCTGTCCTATTACTTCGTGCTCTCACTTTTTCCACTGCTCATCGTGCTGGCCACGCTGCTCGGGTACCTGCCAATCCCCAATCTCTTTGATCAAAGCATGGATTTCGCTGCCCGCTTTGTGCCGTCAGAGGCCATGGGTCTGGTGCGCAGGATTCTCCAAAGCGTATCAACCCCAAATCGCGGCGGATTACTCTCCATTGGCCTGATAGGAACGCTGTGGGCAGCGTCGGGCGGCTTCTCCGCCATGATCGACGCCCTCCATATCGCCTATGACGCTCGTACCAGTAGGCCGATGCTGAAGCAGAGACTGCTGGGGCTTGGACTCACCTTCATGACCGGCGGCAGAACTCTTGAAGTAGAAGGTGAGAAGCTACAAGGACAGCAGCGGATCACACCAGGTCAGATTGCGGAAATGCCGAAGGCCGCGTGA